Proteins encoded together in one Cervus canadensis isolate Bull #8, Minnesota chromosome 7, ASM1932006v1, whole genome shotgun sequence window:
- the MELTF gene encoding melanotransferrin isoform X2, whose product MRGPSVALWLFLTLRTVLGGMEVRWCTISDAEQQKCSDMSKAFQQAGIQPSVLCVQGTSADHCIQLITAQEADAITLDGGAIYQAGKEHGLKPVVGEVYDQEIGTSYYAVAVVKRGSQVTINTLKGMKSCHTGINRTVGWNVPVGYLVESGRLSVMGCDVLRGKTLPSWGQALLSEDFELLCRDGTRADVTEWRRCHLARVPAHAVVVRADTDGGLIFRLLNEGQRLFSHEGSSFHMFSSEAYGQKNLLFKDSTSELVPIATQTYEAWLGREYLHAMKGLLCDPNRLPHYLRWCVLSTPEIQKCGDMAVAFSRQRLKPEIQCVSAESPQQCMEQIQAGQIDAVTLKGEDIYTAGKTYGLVPAAGEHYAPEDRSNSYFVVAVVKRNSSYAFTLDELRGKRSCHPGFGSPTGWDIPVGALVQRGFIRPRDCDVLTAVSEFFSASCVPVNNPKNYPSSLCALCVGDEQGRNKCVGNSQERYYGYSGAFRCLVENAGDVAFVKHTTVFDNTNGHSSEPWAAELMSEDYELLCPNGARAEVTQFAACNLAQIPSHAVMVRPDTNIFAVYGLLDKAQDLFGDDHNKNGFKMFDSSSYHGQDLLFKDATIRVVPVGEKTTYRDWLGPDYVVALEGMLSQQCSGTATAASRVSLLLLLLPLALTASFLQPCL is encoded by the exons tGCTTGGCGGGATGGAGGTGCGGTGGTGCACCATCTCAGACGCGGAGCAGCAGAAATGTAGTGACATGAGCAAGGCCTTCCAGCAAGCGGGCATCCAGCCCTCTGTCCTGTGCGTCCAGGGCACCTCCGCCGACCACTGCATCCAGCTCATCACG GCCCAGGAGGCTGATGCCATCACTCTGGATGGAGGAGCCATTTACCAGGCGGGGAAGGAGCACGGTCTGAAGCCTGTGGTGGGCGAGGTGTACGATCAAG AGATTGGTACCTCCTATTATGCCGTAGCTGTGGTCAAGAGGGGCTCCCAGGTGACCATCAACACCCTGAAAGGCATGAAGTCCTGCCACACGGGCATCAACCGGACGGTGGGCTGGAACGTGCCTGTGGGCTACCTGGTAGAGAGCGGCCGCCTCTCGGTGATGGGCTGTGATGTGCTCAGAG GGAAAACCCTGCCCTCCTGGGGCCAGGCACTGCTGTCAGAGGACTTTGAGCTGCTGTGCCGGGATGGCACCCGGGCTGATGTCACTGAATGGAGGCGATGCCACCTGGCTCGGGTACCAGCTCATGCCGTGGTGGTCCGGGCCGACACAGATGGAGGCCTCATCTTCCGGCTGCTCAACGAAGGCCAG CGTCTGTTCAGCCATGAGGGTAGCAGCTTCCACATGTTCAGCTCTGAGGCCTATGGCCAGAAGAACCTACTTTTCAAGGACTCCACCTCCGAGCTGGTGCCCATCGCCACGCAGACCTATGAGGCATGGCTGGGCCGTGAATACCTGCATGCCATGAAGGGTCTCCTCTGTGACCCCAACC GGCTGCCCCACTACCTGCGCTGGTGTGTGCTGTCCACGCCCGAGATCCAGAAATGTGGAGACATGGCTGTGGCCTTCAGCCGGCAGAGGCTCAAGCCAGAGATCCAGTGTGTGTCAGCCGAGTCCCCGCAGCAGTGCATGGAACAAATCCAG GCTGGGCAAATTGATGCTGTGACCCTAAAGGGCGAGGACATTTACACAGCAGGGAAGACATATGGCCTGGTTCCAGCAGCCGGGGAGCACTATGCCC CGGAGGACAGGAGTAACTCGTACTTCGTGGTGGCCGTGGTGAAGCGGAACAGCTCCTATGCCTTCACCCTGGATGAGCTGCGGGGCAAGCGCTCCTGCCACCCGGGCTTCGGCAGCCCCACGGGCTGGGACATCCCTGTGGGCGCCCTCGTGCAGAGGGGCTTCATCCGGCCCAGGGACTGCGACGTCCTCACAG cGGTGAGTGAGTTCTTCAGTGCCAGCTGTGTGCCCGTGAACAACCCCAAAAACTACCCCTCCTCACTGTGTGCACTCTGCGTGGGGGATGAGCAAGGCCGCAACAAGTGTGTGGGCAACAGCCAGGAGAGGTACTACGGCTACAGTGGCGCCTTCAG GTGCCTGGTTGAGAATGCAGGGGACGTTGCCTTCGTCAAGCACACGACAGTCTTTGACAATACAAATG GCCACAGTTCTGAGCCCTGGGCTGCTGAGCTCATGTCGGAGGACTACGAGCTGCTGTGTCCCAACGGGGCCCGGGCCGAGGTGACCCAGTTTGCAGCCTGCAACCTGGCACAGATACCATCCCATGCTGTCATGGTCCGGCCGGACACCAACATCTTCGCTGTGTATGGCCTGCTGGACAAGGCCCAG GACCTCTTTGGAGATGACCACAATAAGAATGGGTTCAAAATGTTCGACTCCTCCAGCTATCATGGCCAAGATCTGCTTTTCAAGGATGCCACCATCCGGGTAGTACCTGTGGGAGAGAAGACGACATATCGTGACTGGCTGGGCCCCGACTACGTGGTGGCTCTGGAAGGGATGCTGTCTCAGCAGTGCTCAGGCACAG CGACCGCAGCCTCCAGGGTCTCCCTACTCCTACTGCTGCTCCCGCTGGCCCTCACGGccagcttcctccagccctgcctctgA
- the MELTF gene encoding melanotransferrin isoform X1 yields the protein MRGPSVALWLFLTLRTVLGGMEVRWCTISDAEQQKCSDMSKAFQQAGIQPSVLCVQGTSADHCIQLITAQEADAITLDGGAIYQAGKEHGLKPVVGEVYDQEIGTSYYAVAVVKRGSQVTINTLKGMKSCHTGINRTVGWNVPVGYLVESGRLSVMGCDVLRAVSDYFGGSCVPGAGETSYSESLCRLCRGDTTGEGVCDKSPLERYYDYSGAFRCLAEGAGDVAFVKHSTVLENTDGKTLPSWGQALLSEDFELLCRDGTRADVTEWRRCHLARVPAHAVVVRADTDGGLIFRLLNEGQRLFSHEGSSFHMFSSEAYGQKNLLFKDSTSELVPIATQTYEAWLGREYLHAMKGLLCDPNRLPHYLRWCVLSTPEIQKCGDMAVAFSRQRLKPEIQCVSAESPQQCMEQIQAGQIDAVTLKGEDIYTAGKTYGLVPAAGEHYAPEDRSNSYFVVAVVKRNSSYAFTLDELRGKRSCHPGFGSPTGWDIPVGALVQRGFIRPRDCDVLTAVSEFFSASCVPVNNPKNYPSSLCALCVGDEQGRNKCVGNSQERYYGYSGAFRCLVENAGDVAFVKHTTVFDNTNGHSSEPWAAELMSEDYELLCPNGARAEVTQFAACNLAQIPSHAVMVRPDTNIFAVYGLLDKAQDLFGDDHNKNGFKMFDSSSYHGQDLLFKDATIRVVPVGEKTTYRDWLGPDYVVALEGMLSQQCSGTATAASRVSLLLLLLPLALTASFLQPCL from the exons tGCTTGGCGGGATGGAGGTGCGGTGGTGCACCATCTCAGACGCGGAGCAGCAGAAATGTAGTGACATGAGCAAGGCCTTCCAGCAAGCGGGCATCCAGCCCTCTGTCCTGTGCGTCCAGGGCACCTCCGCCGACCACTGCATCCAGCTCATCACG GCCCAGGAGGCTGATGCCATCACTCTGGATGGAGGAGCCATTTACCAGGCGGGGAAGGAGCACGGTCTGAAGCCTGTGGTGGGCGAGGTGTACGATCAAG AGATTGGTACCTCCTATTATGCCGTAGCTGTGGTCAAGAGGGGCTCCCAGGTGACCATCAACACCCTGAAAGGCATGAAGTCCTGCCACACGGGCATCAACCGGACGGTGGGCTGGAACGTGCCTGTGGGCTACCTGGTAGAGAGCGGCCGCCTCTCGGTGATGGGCTGTGATGTGCTCAGAG ctgtcagcGACTATTTTGGGGGCAGCTGTGTCCCAGGGGCAGGAGAGACCAGTTACTCAGAGTCCCTCTGTCGCCTCTGCCGGGGCGACACCACTGGGGAAGGAGTGTGTGACAAGAGCCCCCTGGAGAGATACTACGACTACAGCGGGGCCTTCCG GTGCCTGGCAGAAGGGGCCGGGGACGTGGCCTTtgtgaagcacagcacagtgctgGAGAACACAGATG GGAAAACCCTGCCCTCCTGGGGCCAGGCACTGCTGTCAGAGGACTTTGAGCTGCTGTGCCGGGATGGCACCCGGGCTGATGTCACTGAATGGAGGCGATGCCACCTGGCTCGGGTACCAGCTCATGCCGTGGTGGTCCGGGCCGACACAGATGGAGGCCTCATCTTCCGGCTGCTCAACGAAGGCCAG CGTCTGTTCAGCCATGAGGGTAGCAGCTTCCACATGTTCAGCTCTGAGGCCTATGGCCAGAAGAACCTACTTTTCAAGGACTCCACCTCCGAGCTGGTGCCCATCGCCACGCAGACCTATGAGGCATGGCTGGGCCGTGAATACCTGCATGCCATGAAGGGTCTCCTCTGTGACCCCAACC GGCTGCCCCACTACCTGCGCTGGTGTGTGCTGTCCACGCCCGAGATCCAGAAATGTGGAGACATGGCTGTGGCCTTCAGCCGGCAGAGGCTCAAGCCAGAGATCCAGTGTGTGTCAGCCGAGTCCCCGCAGCAGTGCATGGAACAAATCCAG GCTGGGCAAATTGATGCTGTGACCCTAAAGGGCGAGGACATTTACACAGCAGGGAAGACATATGGCCTGGTTCCAGCAGCCGGGGAGCACTATGCCC CGGAGGACAGGAGTAACTCGTACTTCGTGGTGGCCGTGGTGAAGCGGAACAGCTCCTATGCCTTCACCCTGGATGAGCTGCGGGGCAAGCGCTCCTGCCACCCGGGCTTCGGCAGCCCCACGGGCTGGGACATCCCTGTGGGCGCCCTCGTGCAGAGGGGCTTCATCCGGCCCAGGGACTGCGACGTCCTCACAG cGGTGAGTGAGTTCTTCAGTGCCAGCTGTGTGCCCGTGAACAACCCCAAAAACTACCCCTCCTCACTGTGTGCACTCTGCGTGGGGGATGAGCAAGGCCGCAACAAGTGTGTGGGCAACAGCCAGGAGAGGTACTACGGCTACAGTGGCGCCTTCAG GTGCCTGGTTGAGAATGCAGGGGACGTTGCCTTCGTCAAGCACACGACAGTCTTTGACAATACAAATG GCCACAGTTCTGAGCCCTGGGCTGCTGAGCTCATGTCGGAGGACTACGAGCTGCTGTGTCCCAACGGGGCCCGGGCCGAGGTGACCCAGTTTGCAGCCTGCAACCTGGCACAGATACCATCCCATGCTGTCATGGTCCGGCCGGACACCAACATCTTCGCTGTGTATGGCCTGCTGGACAAGGCCCAG GACCTCTTTGGAGATGACCACAATAAGAATGGGTTCAAAATGTTCGACTCCTCCAGCTATCATGGCCAAGATCTGCTTTTCAAGGATGCCACCATCCGGGTAGTACCTGTGGGAGAGAAGACGACATATCGTGACTGGCTGGGCCCCGACTACGTGGTGGCTCTGGAAGGGATGCTGTCTCAGCAGTGCTCAGGCACAG CGACCGCAGCCTCCAGGGTCTCCCTACTCCTACTGCTGCTCCCGCTGGCCCTCACGGccagcttcctccagccctgcctctgA
- the MELTF gene encoding melanotransferrin isoform X3 → MKSCHTGINRTVGWNVPVGYLVESGRLSVMGCDVLRAVSDYFGGSCVPGAGETSYSESLCRLCRGDTTGEGVCDKSPLERYYDYSGAFRCLAEGAGDVAFVKHSTVLENTDGKTLPSWGQALLSEDFELLCRDGTRADVTEWRRCHLARVPAHAVVVRADTDGGLIFRLLNEGQRLFSHEGSSFHMFSSEAYGQKNLLFKDSTSELVPIATQTYEAWLGREYLHAMKGLLCDPNRLPHYLRWCVLSTPEIQKCGDMAVAFSRQRLKPEIQCVSAESPQQCMEQIQAGQIDAVTLKGEDIYTAGKTYGLVPAAGEHYAPEDRSNSYFVVAVVKRNSSYAFTLDELRGKRSCHPGFGSPTGWDIPVGALVQRGFIRPRDCDVLTAVSEFFSASCVPVNNPKNYPSSLCALCVGDEQGRNKCVGNSQERYYGYSGAFRCLVENAGDVAFVKHTTVFDNTNGHSSEPWAAELMSEDYELLCPNGARAEVTQFAACNLAQIPSHAVMVRPDTNIFAVYGLLDKAQDLFGDDHNKNGFKMFDSSSYHGQDLLFKDATIRVVPVGEKTTYRDWLGPDYVVALEGMLSQQCSGTATAASRVSLLLLLLPLALTASFLQPCL, encoded by the exons ATGAAGTCCTGCCACACGGGCATCAACCGGACGGTGGGCTGGAACGTGCCTGTGGGCTACCTGGTAGAGAGCGGCCGCCTCTCGGTGATGGGCTGTGATGTGCTCAGAG ctgtcagcGACTATTTTGGGGGCAGCTGTGTCCCAGGGGCAGGAGAGACCAGTTACTCAGAGTCCCTCTGTCGCCTCTGCCGGGGCGACACCACTGGGGAAGGAGTGTGTGACAAGAGCCCCCTGGAGAGATACTACGACTACAGCGGGGCCTTCCG GTGCCTGGCAGAAGGGGCCGGGGACGTGGCCTTtgtgaagcacagcacagtgctgGAGAACACAGATG GGAAAACCCTGCCCTCCTGGGGCCAGGCACTGCTGTCAGAGGACTTTGAGCTGCTGTGCCGGGATGGCACCCGGGCTGATGTCACTGAATGGAGGCGATGCCACCTGGCTCGGGTACCAGCTCATGCCGTGGTGGTCCGGGCCGACACAGATGGAGGCCTCATCTTCCGGCTGCTCAACGAAGGCCAG CGTCTGTTCAGCCATGAGGGTAGCAGCTTCCACATGTTCAGCTCTGAGGCCTATGGCCAGAAGAACCTACTTTTCAAGGACTCCACCTCCGAGCTGGTGCCCATCGCCACGCAGACCTATGAGGCATGGCTGGGCCGTGAATACCTGCATGCCATGAAGGGTCTCCTCTGTGACCCCAACC GGCTGCCCCACTACCTGCGCTGGTGTGTGCTGTCCACGCCCGAGATCCAGAAATGTGGAGACATGGCTGTGGCCTTCAGCCGGCAGAGGCTCAAGCCAGAGATCCAGTGTGTGTCAGCCGAGTCCCCGCAGCAGTGCATGGAACAAATCCAG GCTGGGCAAATTGATGCTGTGACCCTAAAGGGCGAGGACATTTACACAGCAGGGAAGACATATGGCCTGGTTCCAGCAGCCGGGGAGCACTATGCCC CGGAGGACAGGAGTAACTCGTACTTCGTGGTGGCCGTGGTGAAGCGGAACAGCTCCTATGCCTTCACCCTGGATGAGCTGCGGGGCAAGCGCTCCTGCCACCCGGGCTTCGGCAGCCCCACGGGCTGGGACATCCCTGTGGGCGCCCTCGTGCAGAGGGGCTTCATCCGGCCCAGGGACTGCGACGTCCTCACAG cGGTGAGTGAGTTCTTCAGTGCCAGCTGTGTGCCCGTGAACAACCCCAAAAACTACCCCTCCTCACTGTGTGCACTCTGCGTGGGGGATGAGCAAGGCCGCAACAAGTGTGTGGGCAACAGCCAGGAGAGGTACTACGGCTACAGTGGCGCCTTCAG GTGCCTGGTTGAGAATGCAGGGGACGTTGCCTTCGTCAAGCACACGACAGTCTTTGACAATACAAATG GCCACAGTTCTGAGCCCTGGGCTGCTGAGCTCATGTCGGAGGACTACGAGCTGCTGTGTCCCAACGGGGCCCGGGCCGAGGTGACCCAGTTTGCAGCCTGCAACCTGGCACAGATACCATCCCATGCTGTCATGGTCCGGCCGGACACCAACATCTTCGCTGTGTATGGCCTGCTGGACAAGGCCCAG GACCTCTTTGGAGATGACCACAATAAGAATGGGTTCAAAATGTTCGACTCCTCCAGCTATCATGGCCAAGATCTGCTTTTCAAGGATGCCACCATCCGGGTAGTACCTGTGGGAGAGAAGACGACATATCGTGACTGGCTGGGCCCCGACTACGTGGTGGCTCTGGAAGGGATGCTGTCTCAGCAGTGCTCAGGCACAG CGACCGCAGCCTCCAGGGTCTCCCTACTCCTACTGCTGCTCCCGCTGGCCCTCACGGccagcttcctccagccctgcctctgA